The following proteins are co-located in the Poecile atricapillus isolate bPoeAtr1 chromosome 2, bPoeAtr1.hap1, whole genome shotgun sequence genome:
- the LOC131575836 gene encoding myosin regulatory light chain 2, smooth muscle minor isoform isoform X1: MHVGFKSVELAGEISSCLCGQTEKDITMEFPFMIQMLGTPCQVSNTKQEPTATMSSKRAKTKTTKKRPQRATSNVFAMFDQSQIQEFKEAFNMIDQNRDGFIDKEDLHDMLASLGKNPTDEYLDAMMNEAPGPINFTMFLTMFGEKLNGTDPEDVIRNAFACFDEEATGFIQEDYLRELLTTMGDRFTDEEVDELYREAPIDKKGNFNYIEFTRILKHGAKDKDD; encoded by the exons ATGCACGTAGGATTTAAAAGTGTGGAATTAGCAGGGGAAATCAGTAGCTGTCTGTGTGGACAGACTGAGAAGGACATAACCATGGAATTTCCTTTTATGATCCAGATGCTTGGTACACCCTGTCAGGTATCTAATACAAAGCAAG AACCAACAGCCACCATGTCTAGCAAAAGGGCAAAGACAAAGACCACCAAGAAGCGCCCTCAGCGTGCCACTTCCAATGTATTTGCGATGTTTGATCAGTCGCAGATCCAGGAATTCAAGGAGGCCTTCAACATGATCGACCAGAACAGGGATGGCTTCATTGACAAGGAGGACTTGCACGACATGCTCGCCTCCCTTG GAAAGAATCCAACAGATGAATACCTGGATGCCATGATGAATGAGGCTCCGGGCCCCATCAACTTCACGATGTTTCTCACCATGTTTGGTGAGAAGTTAAATGGCACCGACCCGGAGGATGTAATCAGGAATGCTTTTGCTTGCTTTGACGAAGAAGCAACAG GGTTCATCCAAGAAGACTACCTGCGGGAGCTGCTGACCACCATGGGAGACAGGTTCACGGATGAAGAGGTGGATGAGCTTTACAGAGAGGCCCCCATCGACAAAAAGGGCAATTTCAACTACATCGAATTCACGCGCATCCTGAAACATGGAGCAAAAGACAAGGATGACTGA
- the LOC131575836 gene encoding myosin regulatory light chain 2, smooth muscle minor isoform isoform X3, with the protein MSSKRAKTKTTKKRPQRATSNVFAMFDQSQIQEFKEAFNMIDQNRDGFIDKEDLHDMLASLGKNPTDEYLDAMMNEAPGPINFTMFLTMFGEKLNGTDPEDVIRNAFACFDEEATGFIQEDYLRELLTTMGDRFTDEEVDELYREAPIDKKGNFNYIEFTRILKHGAKDKDD; encoded by the exons ATGTCTAGCAAAAGGGCAAAGACAAAGACCACCAAGAAGCGCCCTCAGCGTGCCACTTCCAATGTATTTGCGATGTTTGATCAGTCGCAGATCCAGGAATTCAAGGAGGCCTTCAACATGATCGACCAGAACAGGGATGGCTTCATTGACAAGGAGGACTTGCACGACATGCTCGCCTCCCTTG GAAAGAATCCAACAGATGAATACCTGGATGCCATGATGAATGAGGCTCCGGGCCCCATCAACTTCACGATGTTTCTCACCATGTTTGGTGAGAAGTTAAATGGCACCGACCCGGAGGATGTAATCAGGAATGCTTTTGCTTGCTTTGACGAAGAAGCAACAG GGTTCATCCAAGAAGACTACCTGCGGGAGCTGCTGACCACCATGGGAGACAGGTTCACGGATGAAGAGGTGGATGAGCTTTACAGAGAGGCCCCCATCGACAAAAAGGGCAATTTCAACTACATCGAATTCACGCGCATCCTGAAACATGGAGCAAAAGACAAGGATGACTGA
- the LOC131575836 gene encoding myosin regulatory light chain 2, smooth muscle minor isoform isoform X2 translates to MVSPSASFLPGGAAAAPLSGSVAPAAPRRCRLPPPEPTATMSSKRAKTKTTKKRPQRATSNVFAMFDQSQIQEFKEAFNMIDQNRDGFIDKEDLHDMLASLGKNPTDEYLDAMMNEAPGPINFTMFLTMFGEKLNGTDPEDVIRNAFACFDEEATGFIQEDYLRELLTTMGDRFTDEEVDELYREAPIDKKGNFNYIEFTRILKHGAKDKDD, encoded by the exons ATGGTCTCGCCCTCAGCTTCCTTCCtgcccggcggggcggcggccgcTCCGCTCTCCGGAAGTGTCGCTCCAGCCGCTCCCCGCCGGTGTCGTCTCCCGCCGCCAG AACCAACAGCCACCATGTCTAGCAAAAGGGCAAAGACAAAGACCACCAAGAAGCGCCCTCAGCGTGCCACTTCCAATGTATTTGCGATGTTTGATCAGTCGCAGATCCAGGAATTCAAGGAGGCCTTCAACATGATCGACCAGAACAGGGATGGCTTCATTGACAAGGAGGACTTGCACGACATGCTCGCCTCCCTTG GAAAGAATCCAACAGATGAATACCTGGATGCCATGATGAATGAGGCTCCGGGCCCCATCAACTTCACGATGTTTCTCACCATGTTTGGTGAGAAGTTAAATGGCACCGACCCGGAGGATGTAATCAGGAATGCTTTTGCTTGCTTTGACGAAGAAGCAACAG GGTTCATCCAAGAAGACTACCTGCGGGAGCTGCTGACCACCATGGGAGACAGGTTCACGGATGAAGAGGTGGATGAGCTTTACAGAGAGGCCCCCATCGACAAAAAGGGCAATTTCAACTACATCGAATTCACGCGCATCCTGAAACATGGAGCAAAAGACAAGGATGACTGA
- the LOC131576144 gene encoding myosin regulatory light chain 2, smooth muscle minor isoform-like: MSSKKAKTKTTKKRPQRATSNVFAMFDQSQIQEFKEAFNMIDQNRDGFIDKEDLHDMLASLGKNPTDEYLDAMMNEAPGPINFTMFLTMFGEKLNGTDPEDVIRNAFACFDEEATGFIQEDYLRELLTTMGDRFTDEEVDELYREAPIDKKGNFNYIEFTRILKHGAKDKDD, encoded by the exons ATGTCTAGCAAAAAGGCAAAGACAAAGACCACCAAGAAGCGCCCTCAGCGCGCCACTTCCAATGTATTTGCGATGTTTGATCAGTCGCAGATCCAGGAATTCAAGGAGGCCTTCAACATGATCGACCAGAACAGGGATGGCTTCATTGACAAGGAGGACTTGCACGACATGCTCGCCTCCCTTG GAAAGAATCCAACAGATGAATACCTGGATGCCATGATGAATGAGGCTCCGGGCCCCATCAACTTCACGATGTTTCTCACCATGTTTGGTGAGAAGTTAAATGGCACCGACCCGGAGGATGTAATCAGGAATGCTTTTGCTTGCTTTGACGAAGAAGCAACAG GGTTCATCCAAGAAGACTACCTGCGGGAGCTGCTGACCACCATGGGAGACAGGTTCACGGATGAAGAGGTGGATGAGCTTTACAGAGAGGCCCCCATCGACAAAAAGGGCAATTTCAACTACATCGAATTCACGCGCATCCTGAAACATGGAGCAAAAGACAAGGATGACTGA